The genomic window AACGATGACGAGTGCGACCGCCACCCCCAGCGCTCGCTCGAGTAGCGTCGCCTGCGTCATCGTTCCCCCTCGAGGATCGTCATCGGTAGCTGCCCATTCGATTGAGACCGTGGTTCGAACTGGGCTCTCTTAACGTTCCCGACCGGATCCTGATTCCGGAGCATGTCTCTCCTCACAATCGGATCGTTATCGGCCCGGGACGATCGCCCAGCGCCGGTTCGCAGCGACGCCCAGAAACAGGACCCCCATCGCCAGCGGCGGTGCCAGCGCGGCCGTCGTCGCGGCCGACAGCTGCCGATCCCGGATCAGGGGCGGCTCGGGCTCCGAGACGGTGACCGACCCGGCATCGACGCCGCTGATCGACAGGTCGTACGTCCCGGGAGCGTCGAACTGCCGCTCGAACGTCACCGTCTGCTCGGCTCCCGGCCGAACGACGACCGTTCTCCTGTCGACGACGATCCCGTCGACCGCCAACTCGAGGGTCCGCTCGACTGACTCGGCCGTCGGGTTCCTGACGGTCGCCGAGACCGTCGTCCGATCGCCCCGGGTGAGTTCGGCGTCGGCGGTCGTCGCCTCGCCGATCTCGACCGACGGCCCCGTGACGGTCACGCGCTCGCTGCCCGCGCCGTCGACGCCGACGTCGTAGCTACCGGGCCACTGCAGCTCTCGTTCGAAGGTGACCGTTCGCGTCTCGCCGCCCCCGATCTCGACCGTCCGGCTGTCGACGACGGTTCCGTCGACGGTCAGCGTCGCGGTGTGTTGCTTCGTCGCGTCTCCCCTATTCCGGTAGGTCGCTTCCACCGTTATCGACTCGCCGGCCTCGAGGCTCGTCGGGTCGACCGTGAGGGACTCGAGGGTGACGCCGTTGGTCGTGTCGTTTTCGTCCGTTCTATCGTCGGTATCGGTATCATCGCCATCGTCGGGATCGTCGCCGTCGTCCTCGTCGGTGACGTGTACCGTGAACGTCTCCGTCCCCGCGTGAGCGACGCGGGTATCGACCGCGACGCTGACGCTGATGGTATCGCCAGCTGATGGCTCGAGCGGGCTCGATTCGGTGATCTCGGCCGTGGGGTCGTCGTATTGGTAGAACTCGAGGCCCTCGACGTCGTTCTCGATCCAGACCCGTTCGACTGCGTCGTCGGTTATCGTAACGGTGAACACGTCGTTCGCAGTGGTGATTGCGCGATCGTTGAGGGCCTCGAGGTTGAGTCTGATCTCGCCGTCGTCAACCGTTCCGTACTGGGTGTCGGTCGGCTCGAGAATCACGCTGTCGGTAGTAGGACTCTCACCGACCGTGATCGCCGCCGTCGGAACTACGAGTGCGAAGAGAAAGCAGATCGTAGCAACGACGAGCAGAATCCGTGGAGTGATCATATGCACTAGCGATGTACGCACGGAGAAACGTCGCGAGATTCAGCTATTGTCTATCGCTTCAATCACCATCGAACTGTTCGTCCACGGGACTGAAGCATCTCCGACACTAGTATCGTCGCGAAGATTGAAAACGAGATCATATTTGACAGTGTCTCCCGGTGAAAGACCGGAGAAACCACCGGCCCCATCGTTTGTTGTCGCCGAAGCCGTATCATTTGCTACCAACTGGATATCGGCTCCACTCGGGCTAGGATCTGAAGCTGCAGTAGTAATCGAGGAAGATGCATCGGTATCATCATAGACGTCAATAGAATAGGACGTTCCGTTTGCGCTACTATTCACCGTGATCGCAAGTACCTCTTCAACAGTCGTTACTGCGCTTACATTCAGGTTCTGTCCGGTAATATTAATTGAGTCGTTTCCATCGCTCGTTATCGCACTGGATGATGTATCGACTGACAGTTGAATATTGCCAGTACTATCATCTGTAGTGCTGATACTTACAGAACGTTCCGCTTCCACACTACTAAACGCACCCGTACCGAGAGCGGCTCCGCCGCCCGCGACAATCGTTCCCAGTCCCACTAACACGTTGCGTCGATTCATTCTCATGGTTATGATTACCGTTCGACCGTCCCGGTCGTCCCCGCCTCGAGGCGGGGATCCGGTGCGCGGTTCTTACTCCCACCGTGGAACGCCACCCACTTTGTATTAGGTCGCCAGAAACACCGAAAGCTCGGTAATACCCTATTTCAAGACAGTCTTGAAAGATAATGGATCGGTCGCTATCGGCGCTATATCTCTGCCAGAGCCCGTCTGGACCGGTTTATCGCGGAGAATTGCCGTAAACCGGTAACAGTCTGCGTCTGACCACACTATTCAGCTCGAGGAACCATTATCCTATCAGAGATGGTATCAACATACATTACATTTTATAACACAGTGATGAATACGGATTAGTAATGGGACGGATTGGTAGCAAAACTGGACTCTCTCACTCCGGACGGGATGACCGGGGGGCGAGCCCGCAGTTGGGGATCGTATTGCTGTTCGTAATGGTATTCATCGGCGCAACGACCGTATACATCGTCGGGATAGGGGCCCTCGATGCCGCTGAATCGCAGGCCTACGGCGAACAGAGTCAGCAAGAACTCCGGCAGCTCGATTCCACGATATCGTCGCTTGGATGGCAGGACGATACCCCGAAAACAGTCCAGTTCAATGAGTTAGACGGGGAATTGGTTTCCGACGGTCAACTCGAGGTGACTGTATCGGACGGATACGTGAACGATAGTCGCTCGATGGAGTTGGAGACGCTGGTCGCGACCGACAGAGGTGGCAACGAGTTCGCGTACCAAGCCGGCGGGATCTGGGACGTTTCCGGCGATCGAGCGACCGCCGTCTCGAATCCGAACCTCCGATATTACTACGAGTCGACTGATGACGGTCGTGCCGGACGAGTCGATATCGAACCGGTCACGCTCACGGGAACCGTCGGTGCGGGCGAGCATACGGTTCGGGAAGTTCCGAACCCCGATACCGACTCGTTCGAAACGCTCGGACGGGACCTCGAGGTCGTCAGTCGTACCACGGTCGAGGTTTCCGGGTCGTCCTACCATCACGGGTGGTATAACTTTCTGAAAGACGAATTCGACGCGACGGATGCCGACAACTGCGAGGTCTCCGGTCCGATCGATGAGAACATTATCTGCCACGACGAATCGACGGAGACGGTTACGGTAGTCGCGAACGTCGATGGCGAGAAACCCCTTCGCGATCTCGTCGACATCGAACCGACGGTGTACGGCGGACTCCACATCGACGGTGAAAGCGGGACTCTGCGATCGTCGGTTTCGGTGAACGCGTACCAAAATCACGATGCGGACGGCGAGGTCTCTCCCGGTCTCTTGCTCGCGAATTACGACGAATTCTACCTTCACAATCACGCCGATATCGAAGGTATCCCGGTCGTGAACGGTCGACTGGGTTCGAAAGGGAATCCAGCGATTTCACCGATCGGCTACGGTGTCACGGTCAATGGAACGCCTCAAGGCGAATCAGAGAGCGGTAAGAGCCTCTATCGATTAGATTCCGTGAACGAAGGGAAAGGTGACGGTGTCGAAGGAAGGGCTCTCGCAACTGAACTCTCGCAACCGTACGCTGACGTCGCTCCGATAGACGATGAGATCGATCGCCTCTTGACGGCGTACCTCTCCGATAATCCGTCAGCCAGCGGTGACGTTTCCGCGGGACTGTACGAGGGGGAAACCGGTATCGATTCAACTGACTCCTCCGATGGAAACGTCCACGTTGGAATTGACGGCGATCTCGATCTCTCGAACGTCGAGGTCGCCGGAGAAAACCGAACGAACTTCTACGTCGACGGCAACGTTGACCTCTCGGACGTCGAGATCGAATCCGACGATCGGGCGGACGCGCTGTGGGTGTACGCCACCAGCGATTCGACGATCACCATCGAGGACGACTTTCAGGGGGTCGTATACGCCCCGGGTGCCGACCTCGAGATCGAGGACGACGTGACCATCGACGGGGCCGTCGTCGCCGGCGATGCGACCGACCGCACCGACGCGATCGAGATCGGCGACGGCGTTCAGATCAACTTCGATAGCTCGCTGCGGAGTGCGACGCCGTTTTCCGGGGAGGACAAGGACCTGCTGTTCGAGTACAGCGACACGCGGGATCCGGTCGACGTGTCGTTCGTTCTCGATCGATCGGGATCGATGGGGCCCCACAATCCGGCGTCCTGGAACGCATACGCTCCCGATTACGAGATCGCCATCGGTGAGACGTGGGAGCCGATCCCGACCGACGAACCGTTCAGAAACACGCACGACTGGAAGGCTATCCAGGTCCGAGACGATAACGGGACGACCAGAACGCTCGAGCCAATGGAGTTTGCCCACCCAGATGACTGGACAGCGGTTCGGATCCATCCCCGGGAATATTCCTACTATGGATCCGCAGCCTCAATCGGCGTCTACCCTCACCCGGGGAACGATCCGACGGGCCAGCGAGTTGAGGCGACCAAGAACGTCATCGACGCACTGGACCCCGATGCCGACCGGGTCGGAGTCTACGACTTCGCTAGCAGTGGCAGGGCTCTCCACCCCCTCAGCGATGATCTCGAGGGGGCGAAAGAGAGCGTCGTCGGTACCGCCTACGGTGGAACGAACATGGCTGCCGGGCTGGAAGCCGCACTCAACGATTACACCGCCCGCGGTACCGATGACCGCGAACGTATCGTTATCCTCCTAAGCGACGGTAAGAACTCTAACAGCGCCAACGACGAGCGGATGGACGACCTGGTCGACCGGTCGGACGACCTCGATTACACCCTTCACACCGTCGGTCTCAAGGGCCTCGAGCACGGCTCGATACCCGAGGGCAAACTCGAGCGGTGGGCGAGTGAGACCGGTGGGAACTACTACCAGACTGCCGATCCCGAAGAGCTACTCGATCTCTTCGAAGAGATCGTCGACGAGGAGATCGACCTCGAGATGGATACGCAGATGCAGATCGCCGTGAACTACGAGACAGCGGATACTGCTACCTACGCGGTTCAAATTTCCGACCGAACCGTAGAGATCGACCGTTGATAGGTATCGATTCGTCTCACAGCCGTAACGGGCCGAATCGAGAGGCACTGTACGGTGCTTCCCCCTCGGTTAGAAAGCCACTGTAGAGCGGATGAGCCATTCGTATTTCGCGGCAATAAGCATTATGTACCGGAAATTCATCTTTTCTATAGAGTACGAACGAGTCAATGGCAACACAGATGGGGGGTAATTCGGATCGGGGAGAGATCTTCGAGCTCCTGAGTAACCATCGGCGACGATACGCGATCCACTACTGCAAGCGCGAGGGCGAGCCGGTCACGCTGGGGGACCTCGCCGAACACGTCGCCGCCTGGGAACTCGACAAGGAGGTCGAGGAGATCACGTCCGCCGAACGAAAGCGGGTATACACGTCACTACAGCAGACGCATCTGCCGACGCTCGAGCGGGCCGACATGATCGAGTTCGACGACCGGACGATCGAACTCACCGACGAGGCCTCGGAGTTAGACGTCTATCTGGACGTCGTTCCGTCGGATTCGATTCCCTGGGGACTGTACTA from Haloterrigena sp. KLK7 includes these protein-coding regions:
- a CDS encoding CARDB domain-containing protein — translated: MITPRILLVVATICFLFALVVPTAAITVGESPTTDSVILEPTDTQYGTVDDGEIRLNLEALNDRAITTANDVFTVTITDDAVERVWIENDVEGLEFYQYDDPTAEITESSPLEPSAGDTISVSVAVDTRVAHAGTETFTVHVTDEDDGDDPDDGDDTDTDDRTDENDTTNGVTLESLTVDPTSLEAGESITVEATYRNRGDATKQHTATLTVDGTVVDSRTVEIGGGETRTVTFERELQWPGSYDVGVDGAGSERVTVTGPSVEIGEATTADAELTRGDRTTVSATVRNPTAESVERTLELAVDGIVVDRRTVVVRPGAEQTVTFERQFDAPGTYDLSISGVDAGSVTVSEPEPPLIRDRQLSAATTAALAPPLAMGVLFLGVAANRRWAIVPGR
- a CDS encoding vWA domain-containing protein, with the translated sequence MNEGKGDGVEGRALATELSQPYADVAPIDDEIDRLLTAYLSDNPSASGDVSAGLYEGETGIDSTDSSDGNVHVGIDGDLDLSNVEVAGENRTNFYVDGNVDLSDVEIESDDRADALWVYATSDSTITIEDDFQGVVYAPGADLEIEDDVTIDGAVVAGDATDRTDAIEIGDGVQINFDSSLRSATPFSGEDKDLLFEYSDTRDPVDVSFVLDRSGSMGPHNPASWNAYAPDYEIAIGETWEPIPTDEPFRNTHDWKAIQVRDDNGTTRTLEPMEFAHPDDWTAVRIHPREYSYYGSAASIGVYPHPGNDPTGQRVEATKNVIDALDPDADRVGVYDFASSGRALHPLSDDLEGAKESVVGTAYGGTNMAAGLEAALNDYTARGTDDRERIVILLSDGKNSNSANDERMDDLVDRSDDLDYTLHTVGLKGLEHGSIPEGKLERWASETGGNYYQTADPEELLDLFEEIVDEEIDLEMDTQMQIAVNYETADTATYAVQISDRTVEIDR